In Apteryx mantelli isolate bAptMan1 chromosome 8, bAptMan1.hap1, whole genome shotgun sequence, the genomic window TACGTGGCGTGGGGAACATTGCTCAGACCTGGGGTTCCCAGGAACCACCCTCAGcggctgaggcagcagctcccagcgcACACTGGAGGCGCTGCCCAGGCTCGCAGACGGGGTTTGCACACCCCTCCGGGGCCACGCAGGCTGGGAACCCACATTTCCAAACAGTCACTACTTGCCACTCACCCACAACCCCAATTTCTGTGAATGCAGGCAGACGGGACTCGACTACACAGTAAATCCTCAGCCAGCGCCACTTCTCCAACTGCCTCAGAGCAGCAAGGCCTGGACCCTCCGCAGTCAGGTACCCAGCAGGGAAAGGCAGCGCTCAGCACAGCCGGGCTCCACGGCAAAGCCCCCAAGGACAGTAACAGGCCAGGTCTGGACCTTACAATGAACGGCAaaggtaaaaaaagaaattcaacagCTGCTTCACTTCCTAAGCGCCTCCCCAACCGAGCAGGCGTACCAAGGGAAGCAGCATGCCATCCTCTAATTAGATACCAGATCACAGCACAGGGGACCACGGGGGGACGGGACTGAAGTCACGCAATCAGACTCCGCTCTGCCATTTGCTAACTTGAGAGTGCCGACTTTATAACCTTAAAAGAAGGGCATTTAATGCAGAGCTGTCGGGGCTTTTCTTTGAACGGCACTTTACACGGAGCGCAGTGCTGGCAGGCAGCGGGAACACCTGGGCACTGACAACCCAGTAAGCTGGATTCACACCCACCAGCGGGAGGGGAAACGGAGACAACGGCTCCACTGCCACGAGACTAGCTCCGGATCGCGTGTTCCTCCAGGGATCACGGGCAGGACAGACACCGGCACAAAGCTGCCAGGGGCCACCTATCCCTCCCATGGCATGGAGCCATGCAGAACCACCCCCTCCTCTACCTGCCCTGAGAAAAATCAGGGCTCTGCTATTCCCAGGCAGGTAGCAGGGGAAAGCAGCGGGTTAATCAGACGAGTGCAGCTGAGGACAAGCCTAGCCATGAGCGTGGTATCGATCGGCAGCCTCTCACGCATGCACCCATCTAATTGGAGACAGATCCCATGACGAGCCCTGGTCACAGGGTCAGCGCCTCCTCCTCGGGGCAACCATCTGTCCTGCTCCGAACGAGCATCTCAGCCAGGCTCCAGCAGGAGACCCGGGGGCCCTGGCATTCGCAGAGGTATCTGCACTGCTTCTCGGGCTCCACACAGGCCGCAGCTGCTGGGCAGTGCCCCACGGGAGGGCAAGCTGCCCTCTTCTCCGATcactgccagcccctgctctttgCCTCTCCTCAGGACCAGGCTGAGGACTTCAGCCACTTATCGAATTAGCAGGGCATGGCCTATGGCGGTGCAGACTGCCACGCGCTCCAGTAGCTCCAGCTGGCGCGGTTGGCAGGGCGAGCACGGCCAGTGCGGTCTCCTGGCAGAGACGAGCATATCCAGAGTGGTGCAAGCCCAGGAGGACACGCACCCTGACCCACGCGATGTGGCATCAAGACCACGGCTTTTGTTTCGCCATACCATGAGGTTTCCAGAGCCTCTGCGTCCTACCTTAACAAGGCTAGCACGTTAGCGAGGGAGGCAAGGTCTTCCTTTAGACCCACAGGTATAGTCAAAAAGAGAAGGGTTTTGGGGCATGCAAAGGTTACCTGGCCTCCATGAGCCAGCTACCAGGACGGTCTCAACAGGGACGGTGCCCGGAGCAGAGCCATGGGTGCTGGGGCCAGGCGGGTCTCCGGAGCCCCGGCCCTCAGCAGTGCCCCTAGGACGTCTCCCGGCTATCACCTCCTCTGCAACGCACGTCAGAGCGGCCAGTCCCGGCGCAGCCAACCACCCCTCACCGCAGGCATCACCGAAGAGGGGTTCACCACCTGGCCATGGAAGTCACATCCCCAACCCATCGCAGACCTGCGGCAACCCCATTTCGGCTGCTCTGGCTGCTAGAATTGGGGGTCCTCTACAGTCCAATGCCTGCTACTCCCTATACTGAAACTCCCCTTAAAGACAGCTCCCCTCCTTCCtaatttctgcaaaataaataaagaaaaaaagctgcccAGCACTTTTTCTGTTACAGAAGAGGACCAAGAATTTGGTTTTGCCTGGGCTTTTCAAGCAGGGCTGCAGCCCGAGAGAACTGTTGTCCGAAATCTCCCTGACCTGCCCAGCTCCTCCAAGCTTCAGCTGCCCCTCCATGCAAGCAGCAGCGCTTGAAACATCCCCTTGGCTCCCATCACCTGTCTTTGGGCTCCGATCACCCCAAACTATATCCCCCCACCtccaaaaggcaaagcaaaagagcCTGAGCCAGTGATAATGCTGCCAGGTCCCAAAACGGCTCTGCCTCCTTTCTGCTGGACTGCGCCTCGGCCTGGGTGCAACCCGACCCAGCAAAACGCCGCGGTGGCCCCCCCTTTGCAGGTTGGTGCTACCCCCACGACACCGCCAAGGAAAGAGAGGCTGGAAGGCGGCAGCAACCACAAAACACACAGGGAGCACTCCCGGGGCCTGGCGGCAGCAGCCGGCCAACACACTGAGCAGGGCCCACACATGCACCGAAACAACGTGCCACAAGCGGCAGGCACACAAGCGGCCCTGCACACCAACGCACCCGGCAGCCAGGACACGAAGCCGCCTTTCCCTGCTCCCGCCGAGGGCGAGCAGGCACAGGGTGCAGCAAGGGGGTGCCGTGCCCTGCTCAGCGCAGGCACCGGTGGCCCCTCTCAGCCCCCATCCCGCAGCAAGCGAGcgggaagaagcagcagccccgCGAGGCTGCAGCGCCGTGCCAGAGCGGCAGCCTCCCGAGGATGCAGGAACGTGATGCTGCAAAGCGCGCAGAGCCCATGCCAGCACGGACCAGCGTGGCCCTGCAGTGCCTCTGCGCTGGGGACAGTCCCTCGACACCCCCAGCAAACCCCCGGCACGACCACTGGTGTCAAATCCCCAGCTTCAGCTGCTTCGAATCCAGCCCCGGCTGCTCTCGCTGTAGGACACCCTTCGGCGAGCAAACTCCTGGGGACGCCAGGACGGCGGGAACACGCAGGGTGGCTCCCGCGTGGACCCTCACAGAGGAAGCCCTGCAGGGCTGTCGCACGCGGCCTGATTCTCCGCTGCCCGGCCGCTCACGGCCTCACCTCCCCAGACAGCGGGAGCGCACAACTCCCCCCACTTTTCACTAGGGAAGGTGCCACAGCTTGGAGAAGGCAGCGTAACAAAAGGGCACACAGCACTATGGGCTCCAGGCCTCGCCGCTCACTGGCAGCACAACCCACACTCACTTAATGGCTTGCTGGGCAATTATAAACCACTGGCAATTTTCACATGCAATACACCCAGGCACCGGCACCAGGAGCCTGCTACTGAGCTGTAAAACAGATCCATCTAGCCACTTGCAGccacattttctgcttttctcatATCACCTGTTTCAAACAGCAGAAAACACAGCTACAGAGCCAACAGCTTTGTTCCTCTGCACCCTCCTGAGTCATCAGCACACTCTTAACCTTGGAAAAAGTGAGTTTCCTGCAGTCTTTATATGAATACCATGAACACAGCAAAGCTCTTCCCTTTTAACATAGCAAGCAGAGGAACTCCTCTAGAGTTGCCTGCACTCGTAACCCAGCCGCCAGAAGAAATCACTACTCAACAGGGGCCAGCTGGAGCAAAGCCTTTGAACAATAAAAATCCAGAGGTTGACAAGACTCCCAGCATTAAATCCACCTCCAGCAGTAGAAAGTCCTTGCGTGCCAGAGACTGGGTACTGCCTGCAATTGAACTTTCTGAAGTCTTAGGCTTCTGCATGCTGAAAGGCTCCAGTCTGGTTCGCTTTGGGAATCAGCAAGAGAAATCCTGCAGGAGGCCAAACCGGAGGGTTAGCAAGGCTCCTGGCAGCATGAAAAGCCATCGCCGGCCTCCCACGCAGCAAGGAGCTCAGGGCGCGGAGGGACTGCCCTctgtcagctggagctggcaggaGCGCTTTGCAGACTGGGGTTTTTCATTCATTTACCAGCTGATGCAGAAACTGCTTTAGGACAAGATGAGAGgaggcagctcagagcagggccgtccccgccgccgcACGGCTGCCAGGTGGGATCACAACAAGGCCCAGAGGCAGCAACTTGCTGCTGAAGGAGCAAAGCACTGGGTAGCAGCGACCGCACTGCATTTGTGCGCGCTGGTCAGGGCAAAGCACTAAAGATGAACAGGAGTTATTGCTACCACAGCCCCATGCTTTGCtctttgcaaacaagcaaacaaaaaaaacaccccccaacCTGCAGCTCTCCAAGCAAGGGTTTGTTATCTGCACATTTCAGCACTGCCACACCAGTACTCCAGGCAATTCCTGCGATCGCAGGGTGTCAGCACAGCTAATAGCTGAGCGTTTGCAGAGCTTGCCAGCTCCCAGCCACACCGGACTTCCTGACAGGTCTGCAAGGCACAGAGGGACCGGGGGCTCTTTAGCCAGCTTGCTCTTTCCACAGCGGTGCTCCGCAGGGCTGCCGTCAGCAACGCGTACCGCGAACCAGCCAGAACGGAGACGCTGCTGCCATGTTCCTGGGGATGCAACGGGAAGCCCCAGCCTGCCTGGAAACCCTCTCTGGACCACCCCATTTCGTACGTgggcaggcacagaaatgccCTGGGGCATTCTAGGTGGCCTTTGAGGGAAGTAATTTTGCTCATCTCTTTTCCAGCACAGCTGAACTGCAACAAGCACACACCATCGTGCAGCTAGAGAGGACCCCAAGGTCCACGCGAGGCCCCCAAATCACCTCCCTTCTCTTTACAAGCTTTAAACCCAACACCATCCTAAACCTCTTAATTGCTGGGGGCCCCCAGGCCGGTCCTGACCAAGGTGGGTCAGGGAAGTGAAGGACACAGTTTTCCCCAGGGCAAAGTTGATTTTTCTGGTGCAGAAGCAGGCAGCCTTCGATCCAGGCCAGGGGCAGGGGGAATTGGTGCCCTTCAGCCCTGGCACACATTCAGCTGCGGGTGCAGGCCCCAgcacagggacagagctggccgGGGGTCCCAGGTGCAAGCAGGGCAGTTATCCTGAAGCAGCAGGGCAACTGGGAGAGGGTGAAGAGcagaggctggagggagggaaaggggacaaGGGGACAGCAGGACCCGGAGCGGTGGGACACGTCCAAGCGCAGAGGAAGGGATGGAAGGGAGGCCCGGCACCGGGGACAGGCGGCTGCCTGGAGAGGAGAGTGGCGCAGGCAGGAACCGGGCGCAGGGGACAGACAGATGCAGGCAAAGCGGCCGGGACGCAGGGAAGGCAGCGCGGAAGCCGTGCCAACGCAGCGCGCAGGGACAGCCGCCCGGGGACCGCAGCGGAAGGCGGCAGGCACCGCGCCGGGAGGCGGCGAAAGGGCAGAGGGGCGCCAGGCCGCGCACCGGGCGCGGGGGCGAAGGCGGCGTGGCGATGCCCACGCGTGACGGCCGGGCGGGGGAGCAGCGCCCGTCCCTGCTGCACGGGGTGCAGAGCCCGGCGCCGCGGATGCCCGGCCTCGGCTCCCGGGGCCTCGCTGCTCCCGGGAgtgccgggcccggggccgctgccgctTCCCGGTGCAGCCCCGGCGCTACCCGAGGGCTCCCGAGACCCCGCCCGGCCTGTCCCAACCCccacggcggcgcggggggggggggtcccgcccgGCCTGTCCCAACCCccacggcggcgcggggggggggggggggtcccgcccgGCCTGTCCCAACCCccacggcggcgcgggggggggggggggtccagcccGGCCTGTCCCAACCCccacggcggcgcggggggggatgGGGAGCGGCCCGGGGTCCCGGTCCCAGTCCCGGTCCCGCGGCGGCGCGGTGCTCACACGCCGAGGTCGCTGTAGGTGTTGTAGAACTCCATGTGGTTGCAGGCCTGGATCCAGCCCACCACCCAGGTGTGCCGCCGGGCGATGGGCGGCATGAGGACGCGCGCCGAGGCGCGGAAGTAGGGCGTGCGGTAGCGCAGCACCACCGGCGAGCTCTCCTCGATGGCGGTGGCCGCCGGCTCGATGGTGGCCGACACGTCCGACACCACGATGTGCTCCCGCCGCACCCGCGCCTTGCAGGCCACGCTCTGCAGGCACCCCatggccgccgccccgccgcggtcacccgccgccggcgccgcgccgcgggcggggggcggcccgtCCCCCCGCCgagcgcccgccgcgcccgcgcatcgccgccgcccgcgcaccgGCGCCCGCACCGGCGCCGGCAGGGCGAACGCGCCGCCGCGCCTCTTGCGGCCCTCGCCGGCTGCCGtccgccggccggccggcctgacgggggggggggcgcggggcggggcggggcggtgccgGGGGGCACGTGCGCGGGGCAGGTCACGTGGGGCGGtggcgccgcggggggcggggcggagcgcgcgCGCCCCCAcgtgggaggcggcggcgggagcgcgcgcgGGGGAGCGGGGAGCGCGCGTGGGCGCGCCGTGCAGCggcggggggcaggggggggcagcCACGGGGGCACCCCACGGACACGGGGCGGGCGGCCCGGAGACCcacggggcgggcgggcgggggggggcaggacgcgTCTCCACGGCAACCGCGGCGTGAGGCGGCGGCGGAAGCGGAAgcggggaggcgccgcggccggggcgccggCAGGCAGcgagcgggcggccgggcgggggagggcgcccggcgccgccatGCCGAGCCCGCGGAGCagccgggagcggcgcgggggcggcggcggccgccccgagtTCCTGTCGCTGGTGAGccagcgcggcgccggcgccccggAGAGCCCGTCGCGGCGccgggaggcgggcggcgcggcgccgccgccgctgcccgaggAGGACTGCATGAAGCTGAACCCCTCCTTCGTGGGCATCGCCCTCAGCGCCCTGCTCGCCGTCGACCTCTGGGCCTCCAAGCGCCTGGGCGTGTGCGCGGCCGAGGGCTCGGCCTGGGGCAGCGCCCGGCCGCTCATGAAGGTCATCGAGGTGTCCGGGCACGGCGTCCCCTGGCTGCTGGGCACCGCCTACGGGCTCTGCCGGAGCGGCAGCGCGGCCACGCGCGAGGTGCTGCTCAACCTCCTCTTCGgtgagccggggccggggggcgcggggccggcggggcccggcagagcccggcggggcccggcggggccgcaCGGCTCCGAGCGACCGGCGCAGCCGCCGGCTCCGGCGGGGCACCCGCTGCTGCCCCGAGCGTCCCGGGGAGGCCTgctccgccgcggggcgggctgcGCGCTGGAGCCTCTGACGCCTAGGCGCTTTCCCCGGTTGTACGAGACCTTGGGGGAGCTGAACTCCGCTCTAGTCCTTCAGCTTACCAGAGAAGCGCGTTCCGGATGCATCCGCCTAGCGCTGCGACGCCAGCCGTCTCCCTGaacggctgctgctgctctgctccggAGTGCAAACGTCTGCGCCCTTGGGCTCGCCACAGACCCTACCTGCATGGATTAATCTATGTCAGCCAGCGGGAAAGCTTGGCTTAAAGCATACATTTTAGTCTTGCATGCCGTAATATTCCCACCTCCCCCAAAGCCTGTCCTGCTTGGCATACCTCAGTTCACTTTTGCTCATTTAGAAACTGTATTCACCCTAGAGCAACAGACCTTTTCACATTCCTAATTCTTACATTTTTATTAGTTGCAAAATAATGAATGTCTCACATTTATTATGCAAGTCTGAACTTGTTTGGTTGGAAACTGATGGTTTTATGCATCTTTTTGCATTTAACAAGGCATGGTTAATTTTCAGCATATCAGAGCCAGTGGGGAGGGACCTGGAGGCCTCCAGCCCAAACTCTGCTTGGCACCAAATTCAGGTGCCATGACCAGGCCTGAACCCCACTAGGCTGGAGCCCCACTCACCTTCCTGTTGCCCTGTCCCAGGGCTGCAGCACCTACCTGGAGGGGGGAGTTTTCCCTAATGTCCAAGCTGgatgtaagaaagaaaaagtgatcaAAAGAAAACTCATTTAGGTTTAAATGtaaaaactgttttgttctcAAATGATTATCCAAAGAGAGTGAACTAACTGAAGTGACTGAAAGATTTGGTGTCTGGAAATGCACCTTAGAACAAGGAGAAATCGGTCTCTTGCACTAGGCTCCCTTGGAAGAAGTGGCCCCAGCCGTCAGCACTTCAGGCTAAGCTAGCTTATCTACAGGAATGGAGAAAGCACATGCTGCCCTGCGCAAGAAGCTGTTCTTGCCAAATGCTGGCTGAACACTTCTCCCACCCAGGTGCTTCACTGCTGACTTCTACTGCAATAGCTGTTAGTGCTCTTTGAGCAAGCTGGCAATATTTGAATCATCTTCATTCAGCTCTTGAAAACACAAAGTGTGATTAACTTTTAGGCATTAATcccgccagcagcagggagaagccaGGCTGTAGGAGCTCTGGAGCTGTGTACCCTCAGGCCTACTAGAGGGGCCTGGGGGAGCTGTGTGAGCTTGCAGCCCCTGTACCAAGCTGTAGCTGAGCAGTTAAAGTGGGTTGATCATTCACCACTGTCAATTTGACCCCAGCTGCTAGGGTGCGCAAAGCAATGCTGAGTCAGTGTGGCTGATAGGGCCCTTTCAGGAGAGGACTCCTGGGGAACATTAACCTCTTTGTTGCCTTCAAATTAAGGGGCCAGTTTGAGCCCCAAGTCGTGGAGAGAGCAGATTTTAGGGAGAAAGAAAAGCCCTCGAGTGCGAGTCAGGCCGAGTGGTGATGCTGGCTGTGGCAGGCAGAGGGTCTGGCCTCTGTGAGTGAGGGCTGCATGTGGCAGAGGGCATGTCTTCAGTCTCCATCAGCATGTGCGGGCAGAGGCCGGTCCCTGGACGAGTGCTGTGCTCTCCCTACCCAGGCATTGCTGCCGTGGGAAGTACTTGCTGCCTTTTCCTGGCAGGTTTCAGTAGCTGTGTGTTTTCCTCTTAGTAAATGGCTTTGCCTACCTTGTTTTTCACGGGAacaaagccttcctttctcactTGCTGTTACTGTCTCCTAGCGTTGCTGCTGGATTTAGTGCTGGTGGCAGTGGTGAAAGGGCTCGTGAAGCGGCGGCGGCCTACCCACAACAAGATGGACATGTTCGTCACCATCTCAGTGGACAAGTACTCCTTCCCATCGGGCCATGCCACCAGAGCTGCCTTGGTCTGCCGTTTCGTTCTGCACCACCTGGTGCTCGCCGTCCCATTGCGGGTCCTCGTGGTGCTCTGGGCTCTCATCGTCGGCATTTCGAGGGTCATGCTGGGCAGGCACAATGTGACAGATGTGCTCTTCGGCTTGCTCTTGGGCTACATGCTGTACAGCGTGGTGGAGTACTGCTGGCTGTCACCGCTCAGCGCACCTGCTCTGTTTGCGCTCTGGAGTCACTGATGGCTGGGCCTTTATGCCGTGCACAGAGTGGATACCGGGGCTCGTTGAACCAACATCCTAGATTTTATCTAACCAGCCAAAACTACAATAGTAACGGTGCTCCCGGGGCTGTACTTGGACATTTGGTGCTGTCTTGCCCTCCCAGTGGGCTGTCAGGCAGAGCGCACCGGCCGCATGGCTGCACTGTCTGTTCTCCAGGGAAAAAACAGCCCTTGCAGAGCCCGGGGAGGAGCTGACACGTTCATCTGGCAGCTCACTGCTGATACTGTGAATCAGTGTGCCCTTGCTGGGCATCGGCCGCGTTCGCCCTTGCAGTGTAAGTGGCAGCTGTGGCTTTGCAGGGATTTCTCAGTGATTGCTCCCATGTCTGTGCGCTGTAAATACGCCGAGCTGTGCTGTGGTGAGCATGCACTGTGCAGCCTGTTCCATAATGTCTGACTGGAGGGGACTCGCTGGGGCCTGTAAAAATCTCTGCCTTCCCAAGCAACTCGTGTGTCTTTCCTGTTGCTCTTCAGTTAAGCCCTTCACCGAGGCCAAATCTCAACCTAGAAGGATGCAGGCATCTGGTTCCCAGTGCCTTGGGGAAAAGGTGAGGTGACCAAGGGTTTGGTCCAGCCATCTCTGAGGCAGTGGGTGACTGGAGAAAGTGCTCCCAGCAGCAGCCAGCTCATAAAGCTGTTGTGCAGAGCTTTCCAGGTCCTGTCTTCTCCATGGGATTTTCTATCTCCAAGGGGGTGGTAAAAAAGAGGGTTCACAGCAATTTGCATTTGTTAGCGTGTGTTATGAGTGCCACTGGCAGCGGCATGCAGCGTGAGCCGCTTCCCGTAGCCCTGGCAGCTGCGGCTGTCGGCACACCCTTGCCCAGGCTGCTGGTCAGCCCCAGGAGCTGGGCCTTACCTGCGCCTCCCGCTGAGAGGAGCCCCTGGCTGCACCAACAGGATGTGCTCCAAAGATGTCGACTCTGTGTTTTTACTGTGACTGTTTGTCctggcagcctttttttttttttttaaataaagcagagaATGGGTCTGGGTCATGCCTCACCCACTCCCGAGGCCTAAGAGCAGCTGCCTTCTATCTTAAAACCCCTGCTTTTGCCTTGGGGAACTGACTTGCTGGGGGGAGGCAGGACACAGTGACCCTCAGCTGGCCTGGGGCAACCCTGCCGTACAGAGAGTACTGCCCGCTTTGGGCAGGACCACACCTGAGGGAAACCTTGTTCCTCCCTGCAGCTGAGCTCTCCATCTAGGAGAAAGCCTCAGCCTCTcatttgctgctgctggaagggATCATGTGTCTCCTAATTCCTGGGACCCTCCTcaggcacagtggggctgtgctGGCCCTGCAGTGTGGGGTGCCTCAGCCCTTCCCCACCATCCACCTCCTCAAGATACCTGCTCAGCTCCAGCTGatgggaaaaaaaggctttagcAAACCACCCCTTGCTTTGCTGGAAGTAGACATTgtctgggagcagcaagggccaggGCCCAAACCCACAGTACCCAAGCAAggcgagcagggcagggcaggagatTGCAGCCAGGTCCatccaagagtccagatcatcagccAAGTTTGCAGTGACAAGACAGGTCCAAGATGAAGCTCCGAAGGCAACCCGcaggtcagggtcaggatcaAGTCCAGTTTCAGTGACTGCCAAGGAGGCCCATGGTGACTAAAGCAGGgctgaggtcaagctgggaagtggaTCCACAGGCTGGGACACAGATTAGCAGAGCAGGGGcatggctggggtgggggggggagctagAGACTGGCACTGCAACAGCATTGCTGTGGACTGAAGGCCCCAGGGGGAGCTGAAATAAGCTCCTGAGCCCATGAGCAGAGggggtgggtggaggccccaggtgaggctcttcagggccattaaggcctattagtacACTCAGTGCCCTGACAAAGGTGAGCTGATGAAGCTCTCAGCTACATGTTTGCATTGCGGTTTGGGGCGAGTGGCAAACAAATTCCCAGGGTTGCACCATGCGCCAGACATCTGGCCAGGCCCGCATGAGAAAGCACCCTGCCACCACCCCTGGGCAGCCTTCCTCTCCCGGGGAGAGGCGAGTAGTGGCTGTGGGTTCACAGGGCGTCTGCGTGCCGTGCAGCAGCACTCTCGGCTGTGGTCACGGTTTGGAGCAATCAGGGCTTGTCGAGCCATGCCAAAACATCTTAGCTGTTCTTTTTCCTAAACACTCTTTGTCCAAGTGGTTCTTACGGCCGTTGGActcttcctctcccacccctgcCCCACTGGGTCACCTGCTGCCTGCGCCGCCCTTCGCCTTGGCTCTGCTCCTCCGCACTTCTGCCAGCGAGACCTTTGCATCTCCTGGTGTGCAGGAGAAGCAGAAGGTGTATTTGTATATACTTTCCAGTGTCTATCAGCAAGGTGTTCTGGAGCCCCAGGACTTGATTAAAATAGAGGACCTTTCCAGCTCGCTTTGAGTcatgtttgtttgcattttgctAGCCGCTTGCTGTTCCCCTGGGCCTGCAGGAGCCATGGGCTGCCAGTCCTTTGCCTGCCTGTGCATCCAAAATGCTGTGGCCTGGCACACTCCCTCCGGTCTCTCCCACACAGCATGGAGGTGGCTGGGGCCCAAGGGAGCCCGTGGCCCCGGATGTTGCAAGAAGACCCCCAAGTTTTTGTAAAAAAGAGCTGGCTGtccccctctccctgctgccacAGTGGCTGTCTATAGGAGAGCAGGGGCTCCCACAGCCGGGCTGGTGGGCGCAAGAGACCTCGCTTGGGACCCCCAGCGGGCCTCAGGGCCAAAATCCAAGTTGGTGCCTCGTGTCGCTCTGGCAGAGCCTGTGTCTGACCGAGGCCTTCCCACGAGGAGGGGAAGAGTCCGGCCCTTGCCATGGGACTGAGCCGGGCCAGGGAGCCCTCAACGGCGCCGGCTGCGGTCCTTATCGCTGAGCCCCTTCCCTCACCAGCAGGCCTGCAGGCTGGAGCGTGCCCTGCCCGCAGAGAGGCTACCCCTCAAACCCGGCTGCCCAGGAAGCACGACGGCAAGCGTTCGGCTCCCCATTTGCCCCCTTCCcagctgcgaggaggcagcaccATGCTGGCCGATGCGCCTGCGCCAGGTCCTGCCTGGTGCCCGGCCAAGGGTCGGTGCTGCGTTGGCTCCTCGCCTACTGCGAAGGTGGAGGCGGCTCTCTCCTCGTGCCTGCAGCTCCTCGTGCCTGTTTGTGTCTTTCAGCTGGGCCGTGAGCCTCGGGGCTGAGGGGCGCAGAGTGCCAAGCAGCCTGTCCTGCACAGGGCAGCGGTCACGTTAGGGTGGAGAGGGCAAAGTCCAGAGCTGCAGGGACCACTGTGTCCTCTGAGGCAATCTGCACAAATGTTACGGAGCACCGTGGAGAGTTGAGCGCTGGAAAAAGGCCCCAGACCAAAAGCACCTGCTCCCCTAGTGCAGTGCCTGCAGAGTTTGCAAAGAAGCCAGCAGAGatcaaagcaggaaggaaaatagTCCCAGCACTGCCTCCCTCGTGACCCCGTGCCAATCTCCATGTCTGGCGCGAGATGCTCTCGCCGGTTTACAGGCGGAGGTGCGGAGTGTGGGTTGGCAGCACGGTGCCTCTGCCGGAGGCAGAGTGCAGCCTTTGCCACCGGTGAGGGGTTGTGCCGCGACGGTGTGGCTGGCTCAGCCCCCACAAACAGGGAGCCCAGTAACAGCCGGGACGCCTGAACAGCCCAGCGGGCTTTGGGGCCAGGGCTTCTCCCCAAATGGTACCTTTGCCTTGCAAAGACGGCAGCCGCCCTTATGCCCACGGCTGCCTGGGGTGtgaaaaatctgtcttttcatGGGCAGAAAGAGCTTTACTATGTTTATTGCCAGCCTACTATGAGTTTTAGAAGCTTAAAATCCACTTCAGCTGCAAACCTTGGCCTCTCCAGTCCGGCGCCTTGCTCAGCTCCAGGACGAAGTGCCCCGGAGGGGTGGCAGCATCAAGTGCTCCGGAGCCAGCAAACGGAGAGCAAATTTCCACCGCAGCCTTCAGTCGCGCTCTGGCTACAAGTGC contains:
- the PLPP6 gene encoding polyisoprenoid diphosphate/phosphate phosphohydrolase PLPP6; the protein is MPSPRSSRERRGGGGGRPEFLSLVSQRGAGAPESPSRRREAGGAAPPPLPEEDCMKLNPSFVGIALSALLAVDLWASKRLGVCAAEGSAWGSARPLMKVIEVSGHGVPWLLGTAYGLCRSGSAATREVLLNLLFALLLDLVLVAVVKGLVKRRRPTHNKMDMFVTISVDKYSFPSGHATRAALVCRFVLHHLVLAVPLRVLVVLWALIVGISRVMLGRHNVTDVLFGLLLGYMLYSVVEYCWLSPLSAPALFALWSH